In one Nitrospira sp. CR1.1 genomic region, the following are encoded:
- a CDS encoding amino acid permease, translating to MTANMVVTSPERGHGVGNPLFRTKSIERILADSDAPEHRLKRSLTAWDLTGLGIGAIIGTGIFVLIGTAIVGDAHRPGAGPGIVLSFILSGVTCALAALCYAEFAAMIPVAGSAYTYSYATLGEFLAWLTGWNLILEYGVACVAVAIGWSGYFNNILKLCGFELPYWATHPPGADGGMVNIPAAVIVLLVTGILIVGVKESARATCGIVLIKLAVIVFFIAVGTSSVDTANWSPFMPFGFAGVGAAAAIVFFAYIGFDAVSTTAEEAQNPQRDLPIGIFASLGICTLLYIAVAAVLTGLVPFSRIDIHAPVAEGLRVAGFKWGAAIVAVGAVAGITSVLVVMMLGQIRVFFAMSRDGLLGPWLSGVHPKFRTPHHATYLTGVAVAIMAALIPIGEAADMTNIGTLFAFVLVCIGIMVLRYTNPNHPRPFRMPFMPVIPILGVLACLGLMYFLPWMTWIRFFVWTIIGIIVYATYGIRRSKLAANPAVEHSTSARQA from the coding sequence ATGACAGCGAACATGGTCGTGACGTCACCGGAGAGAGGACACGGCGTGGGCAATCCGCTGTTTCGCACCAAATCGATCGAACGAATCCTCGCTGATTCCGACGCCCCAGAACATCGCCTGAAACGGAGCCTGACCGCCTGGGACCTGACCGGACTTGGCATCGGCGCGATTATCGGCACCGGCATCTTCGTGCTCATCGGCACCGCAATCGTCGGCGATGCGCATCGACCCGGAGCCGGGCCGGGGATCGTCTTGTCGTTCATTCTGTCCGGCGTCACCTGCGCACTTGCCGCGCTTTGTTATGCGGAGTTTGCGGCTATGATCCCGGTGGCAGGCAGCGCATACACCTATTCCTATGCCACGCTCGGCGAATTCCTGGCCTGGCTGACGGGATGGAACCTCATTCTGGAATACGGCGTAGCCTGCGTCGCGGTCGCCATCGGATGGTCCGGGTATTTCAACAATATCCTGAAACTCTGCGGTTTCGAACTCCCCTATTGGGCCACGCATCCACCTGGCGCGGACGGAGGGATGGTGAATATCCCGGCCGCGGTCATTGTCCTCCTGGTCACCGGCATCTTAATCGTCGGAGTAAAGGAAAGCGCCCGAGCCACCTGCGGCATCGTCCTCATCAAGCTGGCCGTGATCGTCTTTTTCATCGCGGTCGGCACCTCCTCTGTCGACACGGCAAATTGGTCGCCATTCATGCCGTTTGGGTTTGCCGGGGTTGGCGCGGCTGCGGCCATCGTGTTTTTTGCCTATATCGGGTTCGACGCGGTCTCAACGACAGCGGAAGAAGCCCAAAACCCCCAACGTGATCTCCCCATCGGGATCTTCGCCTCACTGGGCATCTGTACCCTGCTGTATATTGCCGTGGCGGCAGTCCTGACAGGCCTGGTGCCTTTTTCACGAATCGATATCCACGCACCAGTGGCCGAAGGGTTGCGGGTGGCCGGCTTTAAATGGGGGGCGGCCATCGTGGCGGTAGGAGCAGTCGCCGGAATCACTAGCGTGCTGGTGGTGATGATGCTGGGCCAGATTCGCGTGTTTTTCGCCATGTCCCGAGATGGACTTCTCGGTCCCTGGCTGTCTGGCGTTCATCCAAAGTTTCGAACACCTCATCACGCGACCTATTTGACCGGCGTCGCCGTAGCAATCATGGCAGCGCTGATCCCCATCGGCGAAGCGGCCGACATGACGAACATCGGGACGCTCTTCGCCTTCGTCCTCGTCTGTATCGGGATCATGGTGCTTCGCTATACGAACCCGAACCATCCCCGGCCATTTCGCATGCCCTTCATGCCGGTCATCCCCATATTAGGTGTCCTGGCCTGCCTGGGCTTGATGTATTTTCTTCCCTGGATGACCTGGATCCGGTTCTTTGTCTGGACGATCATCGGCATCATCGTGTATGCCACGTATGGCATACGCCGGAGCAAACTCGCCGCAAATCCGGCCGTTGAGCACAGCACGAGCGCTCGACAAGCATGA